From one Malus sylvestris chromosome 1, drMalSylv7.2, whole genome shotgun sequence genomic stretch:
- the LOC126616081 gene encoding cytokinin hydroxylase-like, with the protein METIVLGFVIAIVMALLYVFCRLIFSFWVFPVLAYRKLKRNGLDGPSPSFPFGNLSEMKKKIINVQSSNISHDIHSTLFPFFTRWQHSFGKMFIYWLGTEPFLYIADPELLKKLSTEVTAKNWGKPAVFRRDRSPMFGNGLLMSEGDDWVRHRHVITPAFNPTNLKAMASLMVETTNKMLDNWVTLIDSGAQEIDVEREIIATAGEIIAKTSFGISDQSGRPVFEKLRALQMTLFKTVRFVGVPFGKMLHPKKTLEARKLGQEINQLFLSLIDERRKSIRGSTPQHDLLGLLLKQSEQGGFTKSLTTQELVDECKTFFFGGHETTALAITWTMLLLATHQDWQHQLREEIREVVGDKGIDVNMLSGLKKMGWVMNEVFRLYPSAPNAQRQAKADIQVSDDLSIPRGTNMWIDIVGMHHDAALWGEDVNEFKPERFKDDIHGRCKHKMGYLPFGFGGRMCIGRNLTFLEYKIVLTLILTRFSFTISPTYCHSPSIMLSLRPSDGLPLVLQPL; encoded by the exons atggagaccATTGTTCTAGGTTTTGTCATCGCCATCGTCATGGCACTTCTGTATGTTTTCTGCAGATTAATAttttctttctgggtttttcCAGTTCTTGCGTACAGGAAGCTCAAGAGAAATGGGTTGGATGGTCCATCTCCAAGTTTTCCATTCGGAAATCTGAGTGAGATGAAAAAGAAGATCATCAATGTTCAAAGTTCAAATATCTCCCATGACATACACTcaactctttttcctttttttactcGCTGGCAACACTCTTTCG GAAAGATGTTCATTTATTGGTTGGGGACGGAGCCATTTTTGTATATAGCAGATCCAGAGCTACTGAAAAAACTGTCTACGGAGGTGACAGCAAAGAACTGGGGGAAGCCTGCGGTGTTCCGACGCGATAGATCCCCGATGTTTGGTAATGGCCTACTCATGTCCGAAGGCGATGACTGGGTCCGTCACCGCCATGTTATCACTCCTGCTTTTAACCCAACAAACTTGAAG GCAATGGCGAGCTTAATGGTGGAGACCACCAACAAAATGCTAGACAACTGGGTGACTCTCATAGATTCCGGAGCTCAAGAAATCGACGTCGAGAGAGAAATCATAGCGACCGCCGGAGAAATCATCGCCAAGACCAGCTTTGGCATCAGCGACCAAAGTGGCCGCCCAGTGTTCGAAAAACTAAGAGCCTTGCAAATGACACTCTTCAAAACGGTTCGTTTTGTGGGAGTTCCTTTCGGAAAAATGTTGCACCCTAAGAAAACCCTAGAGGCCAGAAAACTTGGGCAAGAAATTAACCAATTGTTCTTGTCACTTATTGACGAAAGGCGAAAATCCATCAGAGGGTCGACGCCGCAGCACGACCTGCTTGGCTTGTTGCTTAAACAGAGTGAACAAGGAGGCTTCACAAAGTCCTTAACCACACAAGAACTAGTGGATGAGTGCAAGACATTTTTCTTTGGAGGTCATGAGACAACTGCATTGGCAATCACATGGACAATGTTGCTTCTGGCCACTCACCAGGATTGGCAACATCAGTTGAGAGAGGAGATTAGGGAAGTGGTCGGAGATAAAGGAATTGATGTGAACATGCTTTCTGGACTAAAGAAG ATGGGATGGGTGATGAATGAAGTCTTCCGACTGTACCCTTCGGCACCAAATGCACAGAGGCAAGCCAAAGCCGACATTCAAGTGAGCGATGACTTGTCCATTCCGAGGGGAACCAATATGTGGATTGACATCGTCGGCATGCACCACGACGCGGCCCTGTGGGGCGAGGACGTCAACGAGTTCAAGCCGGAGAGGTTCAAGGACGACATCCACGGTCGGTGCAAGCACAAGATGGGGTACTTGCCCTTTGGGTTTGGAGGTAGAATGTGCATTGGTAGAAACTTGACGTTCTTGGAGTATAAGATAGTTCTAACCCTAATTCTAACTAGGTTTTCTTTTACCATCTCTCCCACTTATTGCCACTCCCCTTCTATTATGCTCTCTCTAAGGCCTTCCGATGGCCTGCCGCTAGTACTCCAGCCCCTCTAG